The genomic interval AAACCTTCGATTGTTGGTTTTACGATACGTGTTTCAATTTTTTCCATTAAAACAGAATCAACATAAGGAACTGGAGAAACTGCTCCCATTCCGCCTGTATTTAAACCTGTATCACCTTCTCCAATTCGTTTGTAATCTTTTGCCGTTGGAAGAATTTTATAGTTTTTTCCGTCCGTTAAAACAAAACAGCTTAATTCGATTCCGTCCAAAAATTCTTCGATAACAACTTTAGAACTTGCTGCTCCAAATTTCTCGTGAACCAACATGTTTCTTAATTCTGTTTTTGCTTCTTCAAGATCTTGAATAATCAAAACTCCTTTTCCTGCAGCTAAACCGTCTGCTTTTAAAACGTAAGGCGGTTGTAAAGTTTCTAAGAAATCACATCCTTTCTCCACTGTTTCGGCAGTAAAACTATCGTAAGCTGCTGTTGGAATATTATGTTTCATCAAGAATTCTTTCGCAAATTCTTTACTTCCTTCTAATTGAGCACCTAATTTAGATGGTCCGATAACTGGAATATGTTTTAAACTTTCGTCGTTTTTAAAAAAATCGTAAATACCTTTTACCAATGGATCTTCTGGTCCTACGACTACTAAACTTATATTTTCTTTAAGTACTAAAGCTTTTACGGCTTCAAAATCTGTCGCAGATATTGCCACATTTTCAGCAATTGCAGCAGTTCCTGCATTTCCAGGTACTACAAAAAGTTTTTCGCAAAGCGGACTTTGAGTCATTTTCCATGCAAATGCATGCTCTCTTCCGCCTGATCCCAATAATAAAATTGTCATGGTGTTGTTGTATTTTAGTTGTGGTGCAAAAATAGTCGCTTTTGAGCTTAAATAATAATTTTTTTTACTTACTTTTGACGTTAGTAACGCGAAAGGTATGATAATATCATTTGGGTCGAAAGAAACTGAAAAAATTTGGAATGGTATCGCTGTCAAAAAAACATCAATTGAAATACAGCAAATTGGCAGGAGAAAACTCAGAATGCTTCATAATTCTCAAAATTTAACCGATTTAAAAATTCCGCCTTCTAATCGCTTGGAAAAATTAAGCGGAAATTTAAAAGACTTTTATAGCATTAGAATTAATAATCAATGGCGTATCATTTTTGTTTGGGAAAATGGAAATGCTTCAAATGTTGAAATTGTTGATTATCATTAAAATGAATGAAAAAATGGAAAAATTAAAAAATATACATCCCGGCGAAATTTTATCTGAAGAATTTTTAATTCCGCTTAATATTACACCGTACCGTTTATCAAAAGATCTGAAAATTCCACAGACCAGAATTTCTGAAATTATTAAAGGAAATAGAAGAATTACTGCCGATACAGCTTTACGATTGAGTCATTATTTTGGAAATTCAGCAAAATTTTGGCTTGGGCTTCAAGACGATTTTGATATTGAAGAAGAAGAGTCAAATAAAGGTCAAGAATTAAAATCAATAAAACGTTACGATTTAAAAGAAGCTGTTTAATGATTTCCCTTTTTGATCTTTCCCTTCAATTAAATGGTTTTCCGTTAAAGAAAGCCAAATCTGAATTGGAGAAAATTATCCATTTATCTGAAGAAGAATTTATCACTTTTCTTGAAAACAAAAAGAAAGAAATCGTCGATTTTCATCTTAATCATAATTCCTTTTACAAAGATTTAGTTGGAGATAAAACTGATGGAAACTGGGAAAATCTTCCAATACTAAACAAACAAAATTTACAAAAACCTCTTGAAGAAAGACTTTCAAAAGGTTATTCCAAGAAAAACATTTACCTCAACAAAACTTCCGGATCAAGCGGAACTCCTTTTGTTTTTGCAAAAGATAAATATTCTCATGCCTTAACTTGGTCTTCGATTATAATGCGTTTTGGGTGGTTTGGAATTGATTTTAATAATTCATACCAAGCGCGTTTTTACGGAATTCCATTAGATTTTATCGGATATCAAAAAGAACGTTTCAAAGATTTTCTGACACATCGTTTTCGTTTTCCTGTTTTTGATTTATCTGATGCCGTTTTAGAAAAATTTCTACAGAAATTCAAAACCAAAAAGTTCGATTACATCAATGGTTATACAAGTTCTATCGTTTTGTTTGCTAAATATTTAGAACAAAAAAATATAATCTTAAATGACGTTTGCCCGACTTTAAAAGCTTGTTTTGTTACTTCTGAAATGCTTTTTGAAACGGATAAAATATTACTAGAAAAACAAATTGGAATTCCAATTATAAGAGAATATGGCGCGTCTGAATTGGATTTGATTGCTTTTGAAAATCCTGAAGGTGAATGGCAAATAAACTCAGAAACACTATTTGTTGAAATTTTAGACGAGAATAATAATCCTGTTCCACATGGAACAGAAGGTAAAATTGTGATTACTTCTTTATTCAATAAGGTAAATCCTTTTATACGATATGAAATTGGCGACATCGGAATTTTAGACGAAAAAAGTACGCTTCAAAAACCAATTCTCAAAAAACTAATTGGAAGAACCAATGATGTTGCAATTCTTCCAAGTGGAAAAAAATCGCCTGGATTGACTTTTTATTATGTAACCAAAAGTATTATTGAAGACGATGGAAACATAAAAGAATTCATCATTAAACAAACAAAATTAGATTCTTTTGAAATCGAGTATGTTTCTGATGCAGCATTAGTTTCTGAACAAATTCAAAAAATAAAAGAAGCGATAGATTTGTATTTAGAACCCAATTTAAACTTCACTTTTACACGAAAAATTTTTTTAGAAAGATCCAATCGTGGAAAATTAAAACAGTTTCAATCTTATCTATAAATATAAATAAAATCTTACATTTGTTTTTTCTAATAAAAACTTATGGCCGATATATCTC from Flavobacterium sp. YJ01 carries:
- a CDS encoding type II toxin-antitoxin system RelE/ParE family toxin translates to MIISFGSKETEKIWNGIAVKKTSIEIQQIGRRKLRMLHNSQNLTDLKIPPSNRLEKLSGNLKDFYSIRINNQWRIIFVWENGNASNVEIVDYH
- a CDS encoding HigA family addiction module antitoxin — translated: MEKLKNIHPGEILSEEFLIPLNITPYRLSKDLKIPQTRISEIIKGNRRITADTALRLSHYFGNSAKFWLGLQDDFDIEEEESNKGQELKSIKRYDLKEAV
- the purD gene encoding phosphoribosylamine--glycine ligase, whose product is MTILLLGSGGREHAFAWKMTQSPLCEKLFVVPGNAGTAAIAENVAISATDFEAVKALVLKENISLVVVGPEDPLVKGIYDFFKNDESLKHIPVIGPSKLGAQLEGSKEFAKEFLMKHNIPTAAYDSFTAETVEKGCDFLETLQPPYVLKADGLAAGKGVLIIQDLEEAKTELRNMLVHEKFGAASSKVVIEEFLDGIELSCFVLTDGKNYKILPTAKDYKRIGEGDTGLNTGGMGAVSPVPYVDSVLMEKIETRIVKPTIEGFQKDGIEYKGFVFIGLINVKNEPIVIEYNVRMGDPETEVVVPRLKSDLVELFLSVADQKLGEFNLEVDPRSATTVMVVSGGYPEDFEKGKVISGLENITDSIVFHAGTKLDNGNVVTNGGRVIAVTSYGDNFQEAIKKSYQNIDKLSFDKMYFRKDIGFDLI
- a CDS encoding phenylacetate--CoA ligase family protein; the encoded protein is MISLFDLSLQLNGFPLKKAKSELEKIIHLSEEEFITFLENKKKEIVDFHLNHNSFYKDLVGDKTDGNWENLPILNKQNLQKPLEERLSKGYSKKNIYLNKTSGSSGTPFVFAKDKYSHALTWSSIIMRFGWFGIDFNNSYQARFYGIPLDFIGYQKERFKDFLTHRFRFPVFDLSDAVLEKFLQKFKTKKFDYINGYTSSIVLFAKYLEQKNIILNDVCPTLKACFVTSEMLFETDKILLEKQIGIPIIREYGASELDLIAFENPEGEWQINSETLFVEILDENNNPVPHGTEGKIVITSLFNKVNPFIRYEIGDIGILDEKSTLQKPILKKLIGRTNDVAILPSGKKSPGLTFYYVTKSIIEDDGNIKEFIIKQTKLDSFEIEYVSDAALVSEQIQKIKEAIDLYLEPNLNFTFTRKIFLERSNRGKLKQFQSYL